The sequence GCATTTGCAGGCGTTTCCGTTAGAGTATAGCCAGTAATGGTTTTAGGATTGGATGTGTAATTTGCATCCAGTAAACCTTCTAAAGTGTCGATTGGTGCAAGCGTTTCGCCAGTAGTACTTTTATATTCCACTGTAATATCAGCGCCTTTTGGTGGAGCTTCCACAATGATCGGAACGCGAACTTTAGCGAATGGATTGGATTTGGTGGATAAAGTGCTTTTGATTGTGATGAAACCTGGCCCTTCTTTTGTCGCCACGCCGTTTTCGAGAGTAGAGGAGCCGTCATCGTAGTATTCAAATTCATGTGCGTCAAAAAGGGCTTTATTAGAAGCTAGCCCTAACTTAGATTTATCAGGGATTAGTTGCTTAAAGTCCGTATTAAAAGGTACGGTAATAGGATCGCCATTATAAACTAATTGATCTTGACCTTGTCTATAAGAATAGTGTTCCAGCATATTACCGCCATTATTGTAATTATCAAGATAGTCTGCGGGAATATCTGATGTAATTTGATTTCCTGATAGGGCAGTAAGTAATGGTCTAAGTCCAAGTGGTGGCCAGTAACCGCTTGCCCAATCAATAGTGAAAAATTCAGTAGGGATAGAAATCAATTGATTATTTTGAAGTCCTAAGCTACTTAAATGAGAGGACATAGAAGTGAGTTCAGGTGGTATTTCTTTAATAGAATTATTGGCTAATTGTAAGGAATCTAAAGCGGGCAGTTGGAAAACCACCATAGGAAATTCAGTTAAGTTATTCTTAGTTAAAACCAAAGTAGTAATTTTTTTTAATTCAGCTAGGTTATCTGGTACTTCCGTAATCGTTCCCATATGTACAGATAATGTGGTTAAATTTTTAAAATCAGTAATTTTTTCAGGGAATGAAGAAGCATTTTCGACACCTAATGTCGTCATACTTTCTAAGTCTTGTAAAGTTATTTGTTCGCGGCTTTTATTTAATTGGCGTTCGACAGCCTTAATAAATGGTTCATTGCCGTCAAGTTCTTGTTCTAGCCATGAAGTAGATTGTTCCGCATAAACATTCGAAAAAATAAGGGAAATTAGTGTTGCAAATATAATGAAGCTAGTGAGGATTAGAAAAGTTTTTCTCAAGAAGTGTCGCACATCCCGTCTGTTGTTCTTGTTTTTGTCATTTATTAGTCAATTATAGTATGTTTCCGACGCGATTGAGTACTAAAAATAGACTAAAGGTGCAGATGAGCGCGGTTTAAATGTGACAATTTATTGACATAAGCTCAAAAACGAATAAAAACGTAGGTTTGTTCAAAAATAGGTTGAATTTAAGTGATTTTTAACGATTTTG comes from Listeria monocytogenes and encodes:
- a CDS encoding MucBP domain-containing protein, which encodes MRKTFLILTSFIIFATLISLIFSNVYAEQSTSWLEQELDGNEPFIKAVERQLNKSREQITLQDLESMTTLGVENASSFPEKITDFKNLTTLSVHMGTITEVPDNLAELKKITTLVLTKNNLTEFPMVVFQLPALDSLQLANNSIKEIPPELTSMSSHLSSLGLQNNQLISIPTEFFTIDWASGYWPPLGLRPLLTALSGNQITSDIPADYLDNYNNGGNMLEHYSYRQGQDQLVYNGDPITVPFNTDFKQLIPDKSKLGLASNKALFDAHEFEYYDDGSSTLENGVATKEGPGFITIKSTLSTKSNPFAKVRVPIIVEAPPKGADITVEYKSTTGETLAPIDTLEGLLDANYTSNPKTITGYTLTETPANANGTFLKDPQIVTYIYSKDPVPAEPVTVNYVDDKGKKLAPSETFTGFIDDPYVSLEKTIDGYSLVSTPTNASGNLTANAQTVNYIYRKILIPAEPVTVNYISDTGEKLADQTVLKGNIGDTFSVSAETISGYKLKSTPTSAKGVFSDKKQTIDYVYEKKNDLLKKGSTLSVKPNNTSSAPTEISAANKPKLPKTGDTNPLVSTLTGLSLLASTIILWRKNS